A stretch of the Pan paniscus chromosome 2, NHGRI_mPanPan1-v2.0_pri, whole genome shotgun sequence genome encodes the following:
- the USP19 gene encoding ubiquitin carboxyl-terminal hydrolase 19 isoform X39 codes for MSGGASATGPRRGPPGLEDTTSKKKQKDRANQESKDGGPRKETGSRYVAQAGLELLASGDPSASASHAAGITGSHHHTRLFFPSSSGSASTPQEEQTKEELLLDWRQSAEEVIVKLRVGVGPLQLEDVDAAFTDTDCVVRFAGGQQWGGVFYAEIKSSCAKVQTGKGSLLHLTLPKKVPMLTWPSLLKKPLGTQELVPGLQCQENGQELSPIALEPGPEPHRAKQEARNQKRAQGRGEVGSGAGPGAQAGPSAKRAVHLCRGPEGDGSRDDPGPQGDAPPFVADPATQVEADEQLCIPPLNSQTCLLGSEENLAPLAGEKAVPPGNDPVSPAMVRSRNPGKDDCAKEEMAVAADAATLVDEPESMVNLAFVKNDSYEKGPDSVVVHVYVKEICRDTSRVLFREQDFTLIFQTRDGNFLRLHPGCGPHATFRWQVKLRNLIEPEQCTFCFTASRIDICLRKRQSQRWGGLEAPAARGAVGGAKVAVPTGPTPLDSTPPGGAPHPLTGQEEARAVEKDKSKARSEDTGLDSVATRTPMEHVTPKPETHLASPKPTCMVPPMPHSPVSGDSVEEEEEEEKKVCLPGFTGLVNLGNTCFMNSVIQSLSNTRELRDFFHDRSFEAEINYNNPLGTGGRLAIGFAVLLRALWKGTHHAFQPSKLKAIVASKASQFTGYAQHDAQEFMAFLLDGLHEDLNRIQNKPYTETVDSDGRPDEVVAEEAWQRHKMRNDSFIVDLFQGQYKSKLVCPVCAKVSITFDPFLYLPVPLPQKQKVLPVFYFAREPHSKPIKFLVSVSKENSTASEVLDSLSQSVHVKPENLRLAEVIKNRFHRVFLPSHSLDTVSPSDMLLCFELLSSELAKERVVVLEVQQRPQVPSVPISKCAACQRKQQSEDEKLKRCTRCYRVGYCNQLCQKTHWPDHKGLCRPENIGYPFLVSVPASRLTYARLAQLLEGYARYSVSVFQPPFQPGRMALESQSPGCTTLLSTGSLEAGDSERDPIQPPELQLVTPMAEGDTGLPRVWAAPDRGPVPSTSGISSEMLASGPIEVGSLPAGERVSRPEAAVPGYQHPSEAMNAHTPLFFIYKIDSSNREQRLEDKGDTPLELGDDCSLALVWRNNERLQEFVLVASKELECAEDPGSAGEAARAGHFTLDQCLNLFTRPEVLAPEEAWYCPQCKQHREASKQLLLWRLPNVLIVQLKRFSFRSFIWRDKINDLVEFPVRNLDLSKFCIGQKEEQLPSYDLYAVINHYGGMIGGHYTACARLPNDRSSQRSDVGWRLFDDSTVTTVDESQVVTRYAYVLFYRRRNSPVERPPRAGHSEHHPDLGPAAEAAASQGLGPGQAPEVAPTRTAPERFAPPVDRPAPTYSNMEEVD; via the exons ATGTCTGGCGGGGCCAGTGCCACAGGCCCAAGGAGAGGGCCCCCAGGACTGGAGGACACCACTAGTAAGAAGAAGCAGAAGGATCGAGCAAACCAGGAGAGCAAGGATGGAGGTCCTAGGAAAG agacagggtctcgatatgttgcccaggctggtcttgaacttctggcctcaggtgatccttctgcctcagcctcccatgcagctgggatcacaggctcacaccaccatacccggctgttCTTTCCTTCATCGTCAGGGTCAGCATCCACTCCTCAAGAGGAGCAGACCAAAGAGG AGTTGTTGCTCGATTGGAGGCAGAGTGCAGAAGAGGTGATTGTCAAGCTTCGTGTGGGAGTAGGTCCCCTGCAGCTGGAGGATGTAGATGCTGCTTTCACAGATACGGACTGTGTGGTGCGGTTTGCAG GTGGTCAGCAGTGGGGTGGTGTCTTCTATGCTGAGATAAAAAGCTCTTGTGCTAAAGTGCAAACCGGCAAGGGCAGTCTCCTGCACCTGACACTGCCCAAAAAGGTGCCTATGCTCACGTGGCCCTCCCTCCTG AAGAAACCTCTAGGGACCCAGGAGCTGGTGCCGGGGCTGCAGTGCCAGGAGAATGGGCAGGAACTGTCTCCCATTGCCCTGGAGCCAGGCCCTGAGCCCCACCGGGCTAAGCAGGAGGCCCGGAACCAGAAGCGGGCCCAGGGCCGTGGTGAGGTAGGCTCAGGGGCTGGCCCCGGGGCCCAGGCAGGGCCCAGCGCCAAGAGGGCTGTGCATCTCTGCAGAGGGCCAGAGGGGGACGGGTCCAGGGATGACCCTGGACCCCAGGGTGATGCCCCACCCTTCGTGGCTGACCCAGCCACCCAG GTTGAGGCTGATGAACAGCTTTGCATACCACCGCTGAACTCCCAaacctgcctcctgggctcagaggaGAATTTAGCCCCTTTGGCAGGAGAGAAAGCAGTGCCTCCCGGGAATGACCCAGTCTCTCCAGCCATGGTCCGGAGCAGAAACCCTGGGAAAGATGACTGTGCCAAGGAGGAGATGGCAGTGGCAGCAGATGCTGCAACCTTGGTGGATG AGCCCGAGTCGATGGTGAACCTGGCGTTTGTCAAGAATGACTCGTATGAGAAGGGCCCGGATTCAGTGGTGGTGCACGTGTACGTGAAGGAGATCTGCAGGGACACCTCAAGAGTACTTTTCCGTGAGCAGGACTTCACGCTCATCTTCCAGACcag GGATGGAAACTTCCTGAGGCTGCACCCGGGCTGTGGGCCCCACGCCACCTTCCGTTGGCAGGTGAAGCTCAG GAATCTGATTGAGCCAGAGCAGTGCACCTTCTGTTTCACGGCTTCTCGCATCGACATCTGCCTTCGTAAGAGGCAGAGTCAGCGCTGGGGGGGCCTGGAGGCCCCAGCTGCACGAG GTGCAGTGGGTGGTGCAAAGGTTGCCGTGCCGACAGGTCCAACCCCTCTGGATTCAACCCCACCAGGAGGTGCTCCCCACCCGCTGACAGGCCAGGAGGAGGCCCGGGCTGTGGAGAAGGATAAATCCAAGGCACGATCTGAGGACACAGGGCTAGACAGTGTGGCAACCCGCACACCCATGGAGCATGTAACCCCAAAGCCAGAGACACACCTGGCCTCG CCCAAGCCTACATGCATGGTGCCTCCCATGCCCCACAGCCCAGTTAGTGGAGACAgcgtggaggaggaggaagaggaagagaagaaggtgtGTCTGCCAGGCTTCACTGGCCTCGTCAATTTAGGCAACACCTGCTTCATGAACAGCGTCATTCAGTCTCTGTCCAACACTCGGGAACTCCGGGACTTCTTCCATG ACCGCTCCTTTGAGGCTGAGATCAACTACAACAACCCACTAGGGACTGGTGGGCGTCTGGCCATTGGCTTTGCCGTGCTGCTTCGGGCGCTGTGGAAGGGCACCCACCATGCCTTCCAGCCTTCCAAGTTGAAG GCCATTGTGGCGAGTAAGGCCAGCCAGTTCACAGGCTATGCACAGCATGATGCCCAGGAGTTCATGGCTTTCCTGCTGGATGGGCTGCACGAGGACCTGAATCGCATTCAGAACAAGCCCTACACAGAGACCGTGGATTCAGATGGGCGGCCCGATGAG GTGGTAGCTGAGGAAGCATGGCAGCGGCACAAGATGAGGAATGACTCTTTCATCGTGGACTTATTTCAGGGGCAGTACAAGTCGAAGCTGGTGTGCCCTGTGTGTGCCAAG GTCTCCATCACTTTTGACCCGTTTCTTTATCTGCCGGTGCCCTTGCCACAAAAGCAAAAGGTTCTCCCTGTCTTTTATTTTGCCCGAGAGCCCCACAGCAAGCCCATCAAG TTCCTGGTGAGCGTCAGCAAGGAGAACTCCACTGCGAGCGAAGTATTGGACTCCCTCTCTCAGAGTGTTCATGTGAAGCCTGAGAACCTGCGTTTGGCGGAG GTAATTAAGAATCGTTTCCATCGTGTGTTCCTACCCTCCCACTCACTGGACACTGTGTCCCCATCTGATATGCTCCTCTGCTTTGAGCTGCTATCCTCAGAGTTGGCTAAGGAGCGGGTAGTGGTGCTAGAGGTGCAACAG CGCCCCCAGGTGCCCAGCGTCCCCATCTCCAAGTGTGCAGCCTGCCAGCGGAAGCAACAGTCGGAGGATGAAAAGCTGAAGCGCTGTACCCGGTGCTACCGTGTGGGCTACTGCAACCA GCTCTGCCAGAAAACCCACTGGCCTGACCACAAGGGCCTCTGCCGACCTGAGAACATTGGCTACCCCTTCCTGGTCAGTGTACCTGCCTCGCGCCTCACTTATGCCCGCCTCGCTCAGTTGCTAGAGGGCTATGCCCG GTACTCTGTGAGTGTATTCCAGCCACCCTTTCAGCCAGGCCGCATGGCCTTGGAGTCTCAGAGCCCTGGCTGCACCACACTGCTCTCCACTGGCTCCCTGGAGGCTGGGGACAGCGAGAGAGACCCCATTCAGCCACCTGAGCTCCAGCTGGTGACCCCTATGGCTGAGGGGGACACAGGGCTTCCCCGGGTGTGGGCAGCCCCTGACCGGGGTCCTGTGCCCAGCACCAGTGGAATTTCTTCTGAGATGCTGGCCAGTGGGCCCATTGAGGTTGGCTCCTTGCCTGCTGGCGAGAGGGTGTCCCGACCCGAAG CTGCTGTGCCTGGGTACCAGCATCCAAGTGAAGCTATGAATGCCCACACACCCCtgttcttcatctataaaattgatTCATCCAACCGAGAGCAGCGGCTAGAGGACAAAG GAGACACCCCACTGGAGCTGGGTGACGACTGTAGCCTGGCTCTCGTCTGGCGGAACAATGAGCGCTTGCAGGAGTTTGTGTTGGTAGCCTCCAAGGAGCTGGAATGTGCTGAGGATCCAGGCTCTGCCGGTGAGGCTGCCCGGGCCGGCCACTTCACCCTGGACCAGTGCCTCAACCTCTTCACACGGCCTGAGGTGCTGGCACCCGAGGAGGCCTG GTACTGCCCACAGTGCAAACAGCACCGTGAGGCCTCCAAGCAGCTGTTGCTATGGCGCCtgccaaatgttctcattgtgcaGCTCAAGCGCTTCTCCTTTCGTAGTTTTATCTGGCGTGACAAGATCAATGACTTGGTGGAGTTCCCTGTTAG GAACCTGGACCTGAGCAAGTTCTGCATTGGTCAGAAAGAGGAGCAGCTGCCCAGCTACGATCTATATGCTGTCATCAACCACTATGGAGGCATGATTGGTGGCCACTACACTGCCTGTGCACGCCTGCCCAATGATCGTAGCAGTCAGCGCAGTGACGTGG GCTGGCGCTTGTTTGATGACAGCACAGTGACAACGGTAGACGAGAGCCAGGTTGTGACGCGTTACGCCTATGTACTCTTCTACCGCCGGCGGAACTCTCCTGTGGAGAGGCCCCCCAGGGCAGGTCACTCTGAGCACCACCCAGACCTAGGCCCTGCAGCTGAGGCTGCTGCCAGCCAG GGATTAGGCCCTGGCCAGGCCCCCGAGGTGGCCCCCACGCGGACAGCCCCTGAACGCTTCGCCCCCCCTGTGGATCGGCCAGCCCCCACCTACAGCAACATGGAGGAGGTGGATTAG
- the USP19 gene encoding ubiquitin carboxyl-terminal hydrolase 19 isoform X49: protein MSGGASATGPRRGPPGLEDTTSKKKQKDRANQESKDGGPRKETGSRYVAQAGLELLASGDPSASASHAAGITGSHHHTRLFFPSSSGSASTPQEEQTKEELLLDWRQSAEEVIVKLRVGVGPLQLEDVDAAFTDTDCVVRFAGGQQWGGVFYAEIKSSCAKVQTGKGSLLHLTLPKKVPMLTWPSLLKKPLGTQELVPGLQCQENGQELSPIALEPGPEPHRAKQEARNQKRAQGRGEVEADEQLCIPPLNSQTCLLGSEENLAPLAGEKAVPPGNDPVSPAMVRSRNPGKDDCAKEEMAVAADAATLVDGKEPESMVNLAFVKNDSYEKGPDSVVVHVYVKEICRDTSRVLFREQDFTLIFQTRDGNFLRLHPGCGPHATFRWQVKLRNLIEPEQCTFCFTASRIDICLRKRQSQRWGGLEAPAARGAVGGAKVAVPTGPTPLDSTPPGGAPHPLTGQEEARAVEKDKSKARSEDTGLDSVATRTPMEHVTPKPETHLASPKPTCMVPPMPHSPVSGDSVEEEEEEEKKVCLPGFTGLVNLGNTCFMNSVIQSLSNTRELRDFFHDRSFEAEINYNNPLGTGGRLAIGFAVLLRALWKGTHHAFQPSKLKAIVASKASQFTGYAQHDAQEFMAFLLDGLHEDLNRIQNKPYTETVDSDGRPDEVVAEEAWQRHKMRNDSFIVDLFQGQYKSKLVCPVCAKVSITFDPFLYLPVPLPQKQKVLPVFYFAREPHSKPIKFLVSVSKENSTASEVLDSLSQSVHVKPENLRLAEVIKNRFHRVFLPSHSLDTVSPSDMLLCFELLSSELAKERVVVLEVQQRPQVPSVPISKCAACQRKQQSEDEKLKRCTRCYRVGYCNQLCQKTHWPDHKGLCRPENIGYPFLVSVPASRLTYARLAQLLEGYARYSVSVFQPPFQPGRMALESQSPGCTTLLSTGSLEAGDSERDPIQPPELQLVTPMAEGDTGLPRVWAAPDRGPVPSTSGISSEMLASGPIEVGSLPAGERVSRPEAAVPGYQHPSEAMNAHTPLFFIYKIDSSNREQRLEDKGDTPLELGDDCSLALVWRNNERLQEFVLVASKELECAEDPGSAGEAARAGHFTLDQCLNLFTRPEVLAPEEAWYCPQCKQHREASKQLLLWRLPNVLIVQLKRFSFRSFIWRDKINDLVEFPVRNLDLSKFCIGQKEEQLPSYDLYAVINHYGGMIGGHYTACARLPNDRSSQRSDVGWRLFDDSTVTTVDESQVVTRYAYVLFYRRRNSPVERPPRAGHSEHHPDLGPAAEAAASQGLGPGQAPEVAPTRTAPERFAPPVDRPAPTYSNMEEVD from the exons ATGTCTGGCGGGGCCAGTGCCACAGGCCCAAGGAGAGGGCCCCCAGGACTGGAGGACACCACTAGTAAGAAGAAGCAGAAGGATCGAGCAAACCAGGAGAGCAAGGATGGAGGTCCTAGGAAAG agacagggtctcgatatgttgcccaggctggtcttgaacttctggcctcaggtgatccttctgcctcagcctcccatgcagctgggatcacaggctcacaccaccatacccggctgttCTTTCCTTCATCGTCAGGGTCAGCATCCACTCCTCAAGAGGAGCAGACCAAAGAGG AGTTGTTGCTCGATTGGAGGCAGAGTGCAGAAGAGGTGATTGTCAAGCTTCGTGTGGGAGTAGGTCCCCTGCAGCTGGAGGATGTAGATGCTGCTTTCACAGATACGGACTGTGTGGTGCGGTTTGCAG GTGGTCAGCAGTGGGGTGGTGTCTTCTATGCTGAGATAAAAAGCTCTTGTGCTAAAGTGCAAACCGGCAAGGGCAGTCTCCTGCACCTGACACTGCCCAAAAAGGTGCCTATGCTCACGTGGCCCTCCCTCCTG AAGAAACCTCTAGGGACCCAGGAGCTGGTGCCGGGGCTGCAGTGCCAGGAGAATGGGCAGGAACTGTCTCCCATTGCCCTGGAGCCAGGCCCTGAGCCCCACCGGGCTAAGCAGGAGGCCCGGAACCAGAAGCGGGCCCAGGGCCGTGGTGAG GTTGAGGCTGATGAACAGCTTTGCATACCACCGCTGAACTCCCAaacctgcctcctgggctcagaggaGAATTTAGCCCCTTTGGCAGGAGAGAAAGCAGTGCCTCCCGGGAATGACCCAGTCTCTCCAGCCATGGTCCGGAGCAGAAACCCTGGGAAAGATGACTGTGCCAAGGAGGAGATGGCAGTGGCAGCAGATGCTGCAACCTTGGTGGATGGTAAAG AGCCCGAGTCGATGGTGAACCTGGCGTTTGTCAAGAATGACTCGTATGAGAAGGGCCCGGATTCAGTGGTGGTGCACGTGTACGTGAAGGAGATCTGCAGGGACACCTCAAGAGTACTTTTCCGTGAGCAGGACTTCACGCTCATCTTCCAGACcag GGATGGAAACTTCCTGAGGCTGCACCCGGGCTGTGGGCCCCACGCCACCTTCCGTTGGCAGGTGAAGCTCAG GAATCTGATTGAGCCAGAGCAGTGCACCTTCTGTTTCACGGCTTCTCGCATCGACATCTGCCTTCGTAAGAGGCAGAGTCAGCGCTGGGGGGGCCTGGAGGCCCCAGCTGCACGAG GTGCAGTGGGTGGTGCAAAGGTTGCCGTGCCGACAGGTCCAACCCCTCTGGATTCAACCCCACCAGGAGGTGCTCCCCACCCGCTGACAGGCCAGGAGGAGGCCCGGGCTGTGGAGAAGGATAAATCCAAGGCACGATCTGAGGACACAGGGCTAGACAGTGTGGCAACCCGCACACCCATGGAGCATGTAACCCCAAAGCCAGAGACACACCTGGCCTCG CCCAAGCCTACATGCATGGTGCCTCCCATGCCCCACAGCCCAGTTAGTGGAGACAgcgtggaggaggaggaagaggaagagaagaaggtgtGTCTGCCAGGCTTCACTGGCCTCGTCAATTTAGGCAACACCTGCTTCATGAACAGCGTCATTCAGTCTCTGTCCAACACTCGGGAACTCCGGGACTTCTTCCATG ACCGCTCCTTTGAGGCTGAGATCAACTACAACAACCCACTAGGGACTGGTGGGCGTCTGGCCATTGGCTTTGCCGTGCTGCTTCGGGCGCTGTGGAAGGGCACCCACCATGCCTTCCAGCCTTCCAAGTTGAAG GCCATTGTGGCGAGTAAGGCCAGCCAGTTCACAGGCTATGCACAGCATGATGCCCAGGAGTTCATGGCTTTCCTGCTGGATGGGCTGCACGAGGACCTGAATCGCATTCAGAACAAGCCCTACACAGAGACCGTGGATTCAGATGGGCGGCCCGATGAG GTGGTAGCTGAGGAAGCATGGCAGCGGCACAAGATGAGGAATGACTCTTTCATCGTGGACTTATTTCAGGGGCAGTACAAGTCGAAGCTGGTGTGCCCTGTGTGTGCCAAG GTCTCCATCACTTTTGACCCGTTTCTTTATCTGCCGGTGCCCTTGCCACAAAAGCAAAAGGTTCTCCCTGTCTTTTATTTTGCCCGAGAGCCCCACAGCAAGCCCATCAAG TTCCTGGTGAGCGTCAGCAAGGAGAACTCCACTGCGAGCGAAGTATTGGACTCCCTCTCTCAGAGTGTTCATGTGAAGCCTGAGAACCTGCGTTTGGCGGAG GTAATTAAGAATCGTTTCCATCGTGTGTTCCTACCCTCCCACTCACTGGACACTGTGTCCCCATCTGATATGCTCCTCTGCTTTGAGCTGCTATCCTCAGAGTTGGCTAAGGAGCGGGTAGTGGTGCTAGAGGTGCAACAG CGCCCCCAGGTGCCCAGCGTCCCCATCTCCAAGTGTGCAGCCTGCCAGCGGAAGCAACAGTCGGAGGATGAAAAGCTGAAGCGCTGTACCCGGTGCTACCGTGTGGGCTACTGCAACCA GCTCTGCCAGAAAACCCACTGGCCTGACCACAAGGGCCTCTGCCGACCTGAGAACATTGGCTACCCCTTCCTGGTCAGTGTACCTGCCTCGCGCCTCACTTATGCCCGCCTCGCTCAGTTGCTAGAGGGCTATGCCCG GTACTCTGTGAGTGTATTCCAGCCACCCTTTCAGCCAGGCCGCATGGCCTTGGAGTCTCAGAGCCCTGGCTGCACCACACTGCTCTCCACTGGCTCCCTGGAGGCTGGGGACAGCGAGAGAGACCCCATTCAGCCACCTGAGCTCCAGCTGGTGACCCCTATGGCTGAGGGGGACACAGGGCTTCCCCGGGTGTGGGCAGCCCCTGACCGGGGTCCTGTGCCCAGCACCAGTGGAATTTCTTCTGAGATGCTGGCCAGTGGGCCCATTGAGGTTGGCTCCTTGCCTGCTGGCGAGAGGGTGTCCCGACCCGAAG CTGCTGTGCCTGGGTACCAGCATCCAAGTGAAGCTATGAATGCCCACACACCCCtgttcttcatctataaaattgatTCATCCAACCGAGAGCAGCGGCTAGAGGACAAAG GAGACACCCCACTGGAGCTGGGTGACGACTGTAGCCTGGCTCTCGTCTGGCGGAACAATGAGCGCTTGCAGGAGTTTGTGTTGGTAGCCTCCAAGGAGCTGGAATGTGCTGAGGATCCAGGCTCTGCCGGTGAGGCTGCCCGGGCCGGCCACTTCACCCTGGACCAGTGCCTCAACCTCTTCACACGGCCTGAGGTGCTGGCACCCGAGGAGGCCTG GTACTGCCCACAGTGCAAACAGCACCGTGAGGCCTCCAAGCAGCTGTTGCTATGGCGCCtgccaaatgttctcattgtgcaGCTCAAGCGCTTCTCCTTTCGTAGTTTTATCTGGCGTGACAAGATCAATGACTTGGTGGAGTTCCCTGTTAG GAACCTGGACCTGAGCAAGTTCTGCATTGGTCAGAAAGAGGAGCAGCTGCCCAGCTACGATCTATATGCTGTCATCAACCACTATGGAGGCATGATTGGTGGCCACTACACTGCCTGTGCACGCCTGCCCAATGATCGTAGCAGTCAGCGCAGTGACGTGG GCTGGCGCTTGTTTGATGACAGCACAGTGACAACGGTAGACGAGAGCCAGGTTGTGACGCGTTACGCCTATGTACTCTTCTACCGCCGGCGGAACTCTCCTGTGGAGAGGCCCCCCAGGGCAGGTCACTCTGAGCACCACCCAGACCTAGGCCCTGCAGCTGAGGCTGCTGCCAGCCAG GGATTAGGCCCTGGCCAGGCCCCCGAGGTGGCCCCCACGCGGACAGCCCCTGAACGCTTCGCCCCCCCTGTGGATCGGCCAGCCCCCACCTACAGCAACATGGAGGAGGTGGATTAG